A window of the Brumimicrobium sp. genome harbors these coding sequences:
- a CDS encoding beta-lactamase family protein — translation MKKSRFRSILKYFLVLLVAILILLNLFVLLTGRTYLYKGIQETYLKGKKGPDIYDSIIFPTRTAKHDLHPEAWKINPKLIPLDAQAISFMEGLQTTSFLVIKNQEIISETYFEKHTIHTKSNSFSAGKSLIGLLIGIAIDEGKISSFDALIKDYLPFRMPNDEGVTIRDVLAMSSDLVWEESGKNPLSDNAEAYYSSDLIKVMKSKGFAKEKTHDFNYKSGNTELLGLILKEATGKYPTEYLEEKVWSKIGTENDLLWSLDQENGMEKAFCCAYATTRDFAKFGQLILNYGKWNGKTIIDSTTLTELITPISEASPFYGLQFWIYHDPQHPAIYARGILGQYIVAIPSLNVVMVRTGHKRQEDQIPVTYNPKIDYKSNHPGDIPEYYTILMRILEQTDE, via the coding sequence ATGAAAAAATCAAGATTTAGAAGCATACTGAAATATTTTTTAGTTCTTCTTGTCGCTATTCTGATACTTCTTAATTTATTTGTTTTGCTCACGGGGCGAACCTATCTGTATAAAGGAATCCAAGAAACATACTTAAAAGGGAAAAAAGGTCCTGATATTTATGATTCTATTATTTTTCCAACACGCACTGCTAAACATGATTTACATCCCGAAGCATGGAAAATAAATCCTAAGCTCATCCCATTAGATGCACAAGCCATTTCTTTCATGGAAGGCTTACAAACAACTTCTTTCTTAGTTATCAAAAACCAAGAAATTATATCAGAGACTTATTTTGAGAAGCACACTATACATACCAAAAGCAACAGTTTTTCTGCTGGTAAAAGTTTGATTGGACTTTTAATTGGTATAGCTATAGACGAAGGGAAAATTTCAAGTTTTGATGCTTTAATTAAAGATTATCTACCTTTCCGAATGCCTAATGATGAGGGTGTTACAATCCGAGATGTGTTAGCTATGTCAAGTGATCTGGTATGGGAAGAAAGTGGGAAAAATCCACTATCTGATAATGCTGAGGCATATTACTCATCTGACCTCATTAAGGTTATGAAAAGTAAGGGATTCGCAAAAGAAAAGACACATGATTTCAACTATAAAAGTGGCAATACTGAGCTTTTAGGTTTGATATTAAAAGAAGCCACAGGGAAATACCCCACTGAGTATTTAGAAGAAAAAGTATGGTCAAAAATAGGAACAGAAAATGATCTCTTGTGGAGTTTAGACCAAGAGAACGGGATGGAAAAAGCGTTTTGTTGTGCCTATGCAACCACGAGAGATTTTGCAAAATTTGGACAACTTATTCTCAATTACGGAAAATGGAATGGAAAAACAATTATTGATAGTACAACATTAACTGAACTTATCACACCCATTAGTGAGGCTTCCCCATTTTATGGGCTCCAATTTTGGATTTATCACGATCCACAACATCCTGCAATTTATGCCCGTGGAATTTTAGGGCAATATATTGTAGCCATTCCTTCTTTGAATGTAGTAATGGTGCGCACTGGGCATAAACGTCAAGAAGATCAAATTCCAGTTACTTATAATCCTAAAATAGATTATAAATCGAATCATCCTGGAGATATCCCAGAATATTATACTATATTAATGCGAATTTTAGAGCAAACAGACGAATGA
- the lipB gene encoding lipoyl(octanoyl) transferase LipB: protein MAAAVIVKDLGLIDYKEAWDYQEELFKKTVDLKIAIRNHQSSEATKNYLLICEHPHVYTLGKSGDPRHLLLTDELLHKVKATFYKINRGGDITYHGPGQLVVYPILDLDTYFFSDIHKYMRFLEETVIQVLAEYGLQAGRIEGLTGVWMWDEGHKNERKICAMGVKSSRWVTMHGIGFNVNTDLNYFNHIVPCGIEDKSVTSLQKELGHSVDMDEVKEKFKKHFTTIFNAKFSYEKIKI, encoded by the coding sequence ATGGCAGCAGCAGTTATAGTTAAAGATTTAGGTCTTATTGATTATAAAGAGGCGTGGGATTATCAAGAAGAACTTTTTAAAAAAACAGTTGACCTAAAAATTGCCATTCGAAATCACCAATCAAGCGAAGCAACCAAAAATTATCTTCTTATTTGTGAGCATCCACATGTTTATACACTCGGTAAGAGCGGAGACCCACGCCATTTATTATTAACAGACGAACTGCTTCATAAAGTAAAAGCTACATTTTATAAAATTAACCGTGGAGGGGATATTACTTACCATGGACCTGGACAATTAGTTGTATATCCTATTTTAGACTTGGACACTTATTTTTTCTCAGACATCCATAAATACATGCGTTTTTTGGAAGAAACAGTTATTCAAGTTTTAGCAGAATATGGTTTACAAGCTGGTAGGATTGAAGGATTAACAGGTGTTTGGATGTGGGACGAAGGGCATAAAAATGAGCGAAAAATTTGTGCAATGGGTGTAAAATCGTCTCGTTGGGTGACGATGCATGGGATAGGTTTTAACGTTAATACAGACTTAAACTATTTTAATCACATTGTTCCTTGCGGAATTGAAGATAAAAGCGTAACTTCACTTCAGAAAGAATTGGGTCATTCCGTAGATATGGATGAGGTGAAAGAGAAATTTAAAAAACATTTTACTACTATTTTTAATGCCAAATTCTCCTATGAAAAAATCAAGATTTAG
- a CDS encoding bifunctional phosphoglucose/phosphomannose isomerase: MEKLVAQFPKQIADALEIAENTIYSSISNKSFDQVVVCGMGGSGIGGKITEKLFLNEIKIPVVLVQNYDIPAFVSEKTLFIASSYSGSTEETLAAVAEAKKRKSTIIGICSGGELMQFCKKNNYDFVKIPGGNPPRSMLAFSLIQLIDIFTKAGFVSKTSMQSVGKARNFLSDELMQIKKQAKVLAQHLYQKQGVLYGNAELEGIIIRARQQFNENSKQLVYHHIIPEMNHNELVGWEGGNDRFAAVFFESQFTSKRNILRFQLSKEIIEPKTSNILFINGVGKDNILEMFYLVHLVDWASIYLADLNKKDTIDIKSIVFLKSELEKR, from the coding sequence ATGGAAAAACTAGTAGCCCAATTTCCTAAACAAATTGCAGATGCACTTGAGATTGCAGAGAATACTATATATTCAAGTATTTCAAATAAATCATTCGATCAGGTTGTGGTTTGTGGAATGGGAGGATCCGGAATAGGTGGGAAAATAACTGAAAAGTTGTTTCTAAATGAAATCAAGATACCTGTCGTTTTAGTGCAAAATTACGACATACCTGCTTTTGTGAGTGAGAAAACATTGTTTATTGCTTCCTCTTATTCTGGAAGCACAGAAGAAACTCTTGCCGCAGTTGCTGAAGCTAAAAAGCGAAAATCAACAATCATTGGAATTTGCTCGGGAGGAGAATTAATGCAATTCTGCAAGAAAAATAATTATGATTTTGTAAAAATACCTGGAGGAAATCCACCACGTAGTATGCTGGCATTTTCTCTTATTCAATTGATAGATATTTTTACAAAAGCGGGGTTTGTTTCTAAAACTTCCATGCAATCTGTTGGTAAAGCTAGAAACTTCTTAAGCGATGAATTAATGCAAATTAAGAAGCAAGCAAAGGTTTTAGCTCAACATCTTTATCAAAAACAAGGCGTGTTATATGGGAATGCCGAATTGGAAGGAATTATAATTCGTGCCCGTCAACAATTTAATGAAAACAGTAAACAATTGGTGTATCATCATATAATCCCCGAGATGAACCATAATGAATTAGTAGGTTGGGAAGGAGGAAATGATCGGTTTGCTGCTGTGTTCTTTGAGTCACAATTCACCTCAAAAAGGAATATTTTACGCTTTCAATTATCTAAAGAAATAATTGAACCTAAAACATCTAACATTCTATTTATAAATGGTGTAGGAAAAGATAATATATTAGAAATGTTTTATTTAGTTCACCTTGTAGATTGGGCTTCAATCTATTTAGCAGACTTAAATAAAAAGGATACTATTGATATAAAGTCTATTGTTTTCTTAAAATCAGAATTAGAAAAAAGATAG
- a CDS encoding S8 family peptidase has product MVFQKFILSFFLIFLTYHLQAQKFGFTKVLRENPEVLAPFAVDNTPDNLAYLKTQHIVIKNISKEWIYITCTPAWIQEQLQQKSISNFYFEYAPPVLLDDTARLMQQVDPVHQGDLPLHDKFTGKGVLIGFVDSGLDYRHPDFIDTYGNTRVLRYWDQSNKTPSVMPQPYNYGQIWYEDDIQNQVFIGSNGDLGHGTTVTGIAAGNGFANGRNKGMAPDAKIVFVQTDFTLPNWTLTVADACDFIFRIADSLHLPAVINLSVGSYLGSHDGKDPGSQLMEQLVENKSGRIIIGAAGNGGKYEPYHAQNILDGTDTTFIWFENNPTNQIEPNSIYFDLWSDITSAQYKYSFGANNPAKGYSNVGETVFRAAQINVGVPIYDTIRNMHGDRIATLEIYTEYVGSNYHMEAFFSKVDSTDYLFRFSTTGIGQYDLWTGEWMDLNKIVRVTPSPAIYPSIVNYVYPDSAQSIVSSWNCSPKMVSVANVRGRSSYIDYNGNPYYAAESTLSGRMARSTSKGPTRHNVIKPDISATGDMTLGSAPLYMINDQATYATTLDQGGYHARNGGTSMASPVVAGIAALYLERCPNSTYEDFINDIHATGFGDIFTGTIPNNKSGYGKINALTLLNSKNNHLEILGDSIVCQVPIELKSNIPLLSYTWSNGSSNSKIYVSQADTLYLIGRDLQGCKIYSDTFIVKQGSPLTTPTISILGDSLVSSVGPNYQWYLNDTPIPGAIQQSYKPTTPGFYSVAIQEEGSCKSFSNAIDWALGLEQESSDVIKLYPNPAQDILNIKSDYSLIEGEIFTVEGKRVMNIPLENTNQVSIESLSIGAYLFKVTTTQGVKVLPFFKD; this is encoded by the coding sequence ATGGTGTTCCAAAAATTTATTTTAAGTTTTTTTTTGATTTTCCTTACCTATCATCTGCAAGCACAGAAATTTGGATTCACTAAAGTTCTTCGAGAAAACCCTGAGGTTTTAGCACCATTTGCAGTAGATAATACTCCAGATAATTTAGCTTATTTAAAAACACAGCATATTGTTATTAAAAATATATCGAAAGAATGGATTTATATCACGTGCACACCTGCATGGATACAAGAACAACTTCAACAAAAGTCAATTTCAAATTTTTATTTTGAATATGCTCCACCTGTTCTTTTAGATGATACAGCTAGACTGATGCAACAAGTTGATCCTGTTCATCAAGGAGACTTACCCTTACACGATAAATTTACAGGAAAAGGTGTGTTAATTGGATTTGTAGATAGTGGATTAGATTATAGACATCCTGATTTTATAGACACTTATGGTAATACGCGTGTATTGAGATATTGGGATCAATCCAATAAAACACCTTCTGTGATGCCTCAACCGTATAACTACGGACAAATATGGTATGAGGATGATATTCAAAATCAAGTATTTATCGGAAGTAATGGTGATTTAGGACATGGTACAACCGTAACAGGAATCGCTGCAGGAAATGGATTCGCGAATGGTCGAAACAAAGGTATGGCTCCGGATGCTAAGATTGTTTTTGTTCAAACGGATTTTACCCTTCCAAACTGGACATTAACTGTTGCAGATGCTTGCGATTTTATCTTTAGAATTGCAGATAGTTTACATCTTCCAGCTGTCATAAATTTAAGTGTAGGAAGTTATTTGGGAAGTCACGATGGAAAAGATCCAGGCTCTCAACTTATGGAACAATTAGTAGAAAATAAATCAGGAAGAATTATTATTGGGGCTGCAGGAAACGGTGGAAAATATGAGCCTTATCATGCACAAAATATATTAGATGGCACAGACACAACATTCATCTGGTTTGAAAATAATCCTACCAATCAGATAGAGCCGAATTCCATTTATTTTGATCTATGGTCGGATATTACATCAGCACAATACAAATATTCATTTGGAGCGAATAATCCAGCAAAAGGATATTCAAATGTTGGTGAAACAGTTTTTCGAGCTGCTCAAATTAACGTAGGTGTTCCCATTTATGACACTATTCGTAATATGCACGGAGATCGTATAGCTACTTTGGAAATCTATACAGAATATGTGGGTAGTAACTATCACATGGAAGCTTTCTTTTCAAAAGTAGATTCTACCGATTATTTGTTTAGATTTTCTACAACCGGAATTGGACAATATGATTTATGGACTGGAGAATGGATGGATTTGAATAAGATTGTGCGTGTTACACCATCTCCTGCAATATATCCATCCATTGTAAATTATGTGTATCCAGATAGTGCACAATCTATCGTTTCTTCGTGGAATTGTTCTCCTAAAATGGTCTCTGTAGCTAATGTTAGAGGGAGATCTTCCTATATAGATTACAATGGAAACCCCTATTATGCAGCTGAATCCACATTATCTGGTAGAATGGCTCGCTCAACTAGTAAAGGCCCAACTAGACACAATGTAATTAAACCGGATATAAGTGCTACTGGTGATATGACTTTGGGTTCGGCGCCCCTATATATGATAAATGATCAAGCAACTTATGCAACTACTTTGGATCAGGGAGGTTATCATGCTCGAAATGGAGGAACTTCTATGGCTTCTCCTGTAGTGGCTGGTATTGCAGCATTGTATTTAGAGCGATGCCCGAACAGCACCTATGAAGATTTCATAAACGACATTCATGCAACAGGTTTTGGCGATATTTTTACCGGGACAATTCCAAATAATAAGTCCGGCTATGGAAAAATCAATGCTTTAACTCTCTTAAACAGTAAGAATAATCATTTAGAAATTTTAGGGGATTCTATCGTGTGTCAGGTTCCCATTGAATTAAAATCAAATATTCCATTGCTTTCTTATACTTGGTCAAATGGAAGTTCCAATTCTAAAATATATGTGTCTCAAGCGGATACTCTTTATCTAATTGGTAGAGATTTACAGGGTTGTAAAATATATTCGGATACTTTCATTGTGAAACAAGGTAGTCCACTAACAACACCTACTATTAGTATTTTGGGAGACTCTCTAGTTTCGAGTGTAGGTCCCAACTACCAATGGTATTTAAACGACACGCCTATACCTGGTGCTATTCAACAATCTTATAAACCAACCACGCCCGGATTTTACAGTGTTGCCATTCAAGAAGAAGGAAGTTGTAAGAGTTTTTCAAATGCCATCGACTGGGCTTTAGGACTCGAACAAGAATCTTCTGATGTTATTAAATTATACCCCAATCCTGCACAGGATATACTAAATATTAAATCGGATTACTCCTTAATTGAGGGGGAGATATTTACAGTTGAAGGGAAAAGGGTCATGAATATACCATTAGAAAACACCAACCAAGTTTCTATAGAG
- a CDS encoding S8 family peptidase yields MRKLFLRIILPVFMGTFFTTSYAQVDKGVLNWYNSSKTGMSTDAAYKLLKKQTPETVVVAIIDSGVDINHEDLQGKIWTNTKEIPGNGIDDDGNGYIDDIHGWNFLGNANGENQDHARLEKTRIYADLKPRFENVEAADVSAEDQEDYALYVKVRDDVEGEMKEYKDAIDQTKQFRDQMLPMLPSMIANMMGVKEMTEKSLNKWKTTNGQEAQMKRLGLMIVRGELNEALFDEQLKQIESMLNYHLNVDYDDRAIIGDDPMDINDRNYGNNDVKGVGSDHGTHVSGIVSAIRGNKLGGDGVANNVLIMSLRSVPDGDEFDKDIALAIRYAVDNGAKVINGSFGKSYSPLQKDVYEAIMYAQDHDVLFVHAAGNDNKDLAVEDNFPAVQYSFQKEPFTHVLTIGASTRFTKGNLAADFSNYGANQVDIFAPGYEIYNTWPENNYKKIQGTSMAAPMVAGVAAMLKGYFPSLSMLEIKDIILESGNDFGDTEQVKPGTEEKVKFSTLSKTGKTVNVLAAVKLAQQKIKAKAAQ; encoded by the coding sequence ATGAGAAAATTATTTTTAAGAATTATTTTACCTGTTTTTATGGGAACTTTCTTTACTACTTCTTATGCACAAGTAGATAAAGGAGTTTTAAATTGGTATAACTCATCTAAAACGGGAATGTCCACAGATGCTGCCTATAAACTATTAAAGAAACAAACACCTGAGACTGTTGTGGTGGCCATTATAGATTCTGGTGTGGATATAAATCACGAAGATTTACAAGGTAAAATCTGGACAAACACGAAAGAAATTCCAGGAAATGGAATAGATGATGATGGTAATGGATATATCGATGATATTCATGGGTGGAACTTTTTGGGCAATGCAAATGGTGAAAACCAAGATCATGCACGATTAGAAAAAACTAGAATTTATGCTGACTTAAAACCTCGTTTTGAAAATGTAGAGGCTGCTGATGTTTCTGCTGAAGACCAAGAAGATTATGCACTGTATGTAAAGGTGAGAGATGATGTGGAGGGTGAAATGAAAGAATATAAAGATGCTATTGATCAGACAAAACAGTTTAGAGATCAAATGCTTCCTATGCTTCCAAGTATGATTGCCAATATGATGGGAGTGAAAGAAATGACCGAAAAATCATTGAATAAATGGAAAACCACAAATGGTCAGGAGGCTCAAATGAAAAGATTAGGATTGATGATTGTTCGTGGAGAGTTAAATGAAGCGCTTTTTGATGAACAATTGAAACAAATTGAGTCTATGCTAAACTATCACCTTAATGTAGATTATGATGATCGTGCTATAATTGGTGATGATCCAATGGATATCAATGATAGAAACTATGGAAATAATGATGTAAAAGGAGTAGGTTCTGATCATGGAACTCACGTTTCTGGAATTGTATCTGCTATTCGTGGAAATAAATTAGGTGGTGATGGTGTAGCTAATAATGTTCTCATAATGTCTTTACGTTCTGTACCAGATGGAGATGAGTTTGATAAAGATATTGCGTTGGCAATTCGTTATGCTGTAGATAATGGCGCAAAAGTAATTAATGGTTCTTTTGGAAAGTCATACTCTCCTTTACAGAAAGATGTATATGAAGCTATAATGTATGCTCAAGATCACGATGTATTATTTGTACATGCTGCAGGTAATGACAATAAGGATTTAGCTGTTGAAGATAATTTTCCAGCAGTTCAATACTCCTTCCAAAAAGAACCATTTACGCATGTGCTAACAATTGGTGCTTCTACACGTTTCACAAAAGGTAATTTAGCTGCAGACTTTTCTAATTATGGTGCTAATCAAGTAGATATATTTGCTCCTGGTTATGAAATCTATAACACATGGCCAGAAAATAACTATAAGAAGATTCAAGGAACATCAATGGCCGCCCCAATGGTTGCAGGTGTTGCGGCAATGTTGAAAGGATACTTCCCATCTCTATCCATGTTAGAGATAAAGGATATTATTCTTGAATCTGGAAATGATTTTGGTGATACGGAACAAGTGAAGCCAGGTACAGAAGAAAAAGTAAAATTTAGTACTTTATCTAAAACTGGAAAAACAGTGAATGTATTAGCAGCTGTAAAATTAGCACAACAAAAAATCAAAGCGAAAGCAGCTCAATAA
- a CDS encoding S41 family peptidase → MNNSRKTLVPLVAALFLIFGMMLGLFLNKGKSPLIGGENDKYGKKLADIFDIIDKNYVDSINKDDLFEKTVSELLHNLDPHSNYIAARDLKEMTESIQGQFGGVGIRFTVFDDTLNVVNVIENSPSEREGIQKFDQIIEVNGENIAGVKISNDRVRELLKGTVGSKVTVQIKRKNQTFEKTIIRGNVPITSLNAAYMMTEDIAYMQLTQFSLTSANEFYLAASNLKSQGMKSLILDLRYNGGGVMSSAVSILEAFLPKGAKIVSTKGKNTPEEIIYAQSQPFLKDINLVVLINTNSASASEIVAGAIQDNDRGTIIGRRSFGKGLVQQDIQLKDGSDLRLTISRYYTPTGRSIQKPYSNGTYEEYLMDEVNRYESGELYKLDSSLFVDSLKYTTPKGKVVYGGGGIMPDIFVPLDTLDYSSYYRRLKYANAFNEFSYAYVRKNNLNQYTNLVDFDKRFVVSQKILDDFVAFASKKFSISLFRNDYQHSLQRIKTDLKAEIARQRWLENGAFYIFNQRDKDIEKAVEVLKKEK, encoded by the coding sequence ATGAATAATTCACGTAAGACACTTGTTCCTCTTGTGGCAGCTTTATTCTTAATTTTTGGAATGATGCTGGGTTTATTCCTCAATAAAGGTAAAAGTCCACTCATAGGAGGTGAAAATGATAAATATGGAAAGAAACTAGCAGATATATTTGATATTATTGATAAGAATTACGTGGATTCGATTAATAAAGATGATTTATTTGAGAAAACGGTTTCAGAACTTTTACATAATTTAGATCCACACTCCAACTATATAGCTGCACGTGATTTGAAAGAGATGACGGAAAGCATACAAGGTCAGTTTGGTGGCGTTGGAATTCGCTTTACTGTGTTTGATGATACTTTGAATGTAGTAAATGTGATAGAAAATTCTCCATCTGAACGTGAAGGAATCCAGAAATTTGACCAAATTATAGAGGTTAATGGTGAAAATATTGCAGGAGTTAAAATTTCCAACGACCGAGTGCGTGAATTATTAAAGGGAACGGTAGGAAGTAAGGTAACAGTTCAGATTAAACGCAAAAATCAAACGTTCGAAAAAACAATTATACGAGGAAATGTTCCTATTACTTCTTTGAACGCAGCATATATGATGACGGAAGATATTGCTTATATGCAATTGACACAGTTTAGTTTGACTTCTGCGAATGAATTCTATTTAGCCGCATCAAATCTGAAAAGTCAAGGGATGAAAAGTCTGATTTTAGATTTGCGTTATAATGGAGGAGGAGTAATGAGTAGCGCTGTTTCTATTCTGGAAGCCTTTTTACCAAAAGGAGCTAAGATTGTATCTACCAAAGGTAAAAATACTCCAGAAGAAATCATCTATGCACAAAGTCAACCTTTCTTAAAAGATATAAATTTAGTGGTACTTATTAATACAAATTCTGCTTCTGCTAGTGAAATTGTTGCTGGTGCCATTCAAGATAATGACCGTGGTACTATTATTGGACGTCGTTCTTTTGGAAAAGGGTTAGTTCAACAAGATATTCAATTAAAAGATGGTAGTGATCTTAGACTCACTATTTCACGATATTATACACCAACAGGAAGAAGCATACAAAAACCATATAGTAATGGAACGTATGAAGAATATTTAATGGATGAGGTTAATCGATATGAAAGTGGTGAATTGTATAAATTAGATAGTTCTCTTTTTGTTGATTCTCTAAAATATACGACCCCGAAGGGTAAGGTTGTATATGGAGGTGGTGGAATTATGCCAGACATTTTTGTACCTCTTGATACATTAGATTATTCGAGTTATTACCGTCGTCTTAAATATGCGAATGCTTTTAATGAATTTTCGTATGCTTATGTACGAAAAAATAATTTGAATCAATATACTAATCTAGTTGATTTTGATAAGCGTTTTGTGGTTTCTCAAAAGATATTAGATGATTTTGTGGCATTTGCTAGCAAGAAATTTAGTATTTCCCTCTTTAGAAATGATTATCAACATTCTTTGCAACGAATTAAAACAGATTTAAAGGCAGAAATTGCTCGTCAGAGATGGTTGGAGAATGGTGCTTTTTATATTTTTAATCAAAGGGATAAGGATATTGAAAAAGCGGTGGAAGTATTAAAAAAAGAGAAGTAA
- a CDS encoding response regulator transcription factor gives MTENGLKILLIEDEESLSNVIALNLKLEGFEVITVLNGREALSYTERLGTFDLVILDVMLPEISGWDICSTFKRVASTPILFISAKGSSLDKIKGLKLGADDYLAKPFDLEELLLRVQILISRNRKESSVENKLQIGSFDVDLNTYEVKQEGKLIASLTKRDVQLLQLFKKNEGKVLSRDFILDELWGRELEITTRTIDNYILSFRKLFEKDVKNPHYFHSIRGVGYKFLNN, from the coding sequence ATGACTGAGAACGGCTTGAAAATATTATTAATTGAAGACGAAGAGAGTTTAAGCAATGTCATAGCATTGAACCTAAAACTAGAAGGGTTTGAAGTAATTACTGTGTTAAACGGAAGGGAGGCTCTTTCCTATACTGAACGACTAGGGACGTTTGACTTAGTGATTTTAGATGTGATGCTCCCAGAAATTAGTGGTTGGGATATTTGCTCTACTTTTAAGCGTGTAGCTAGCACACCTATTTTATTTATTTCTGCTAAAGGAAGTTCTTTAGATAAAATTAAAGGGTTAAAACTTGGGGCTGATGATTATTTGGCAAAGCCTTTCGATTTGGAAGAATTATTATTGCGGGTGCAAATACTTATTTCTCGTAATAGAAAAGAATCTTCAGTTGAAAACAAATTACAAATTGGAAGTTTTGATGTGGATCTGAATACGTATGAGGTAAAGCAAGAAGGAAAATTAATAGCTTCTTTAACTAAAAGAGACGTACAACTTTTACAACTCTTTAAGAAAAATGAAGGAAAAGTGTTATCGCGTGATTTTATTTTGGATGAATTATGGGGGAGAGAGTTAGAAATTACTACGCGAACCATAGATAATTATATCCTAAGTTTTAGAAAACTATTTGAAAAGGATGTTAAAAATCCACACTATTTCCACAGCATTCGGGGAGTTGGATATAAATTCTTAAATAATTAA
- a CDS encoding dCMP deaminase family protein has product MDKQKQLRYDKAYLRMAETWAKLSHCQRKQVGSLIVKDGMIISDGYNGTPSGFDNCCEDDENKTFWYVLHAEANAILKVARSTHNAKDATLYLTMSPCKECSKLILQAGIVRVVYIRDYKDISGVEFLRMSGITVDQIENIDE; this is encoded by the coding sequence ATGGATAAACAAAAGCAATTAAGATATGACAAAGCCTATTTACGTATGGCAGAAACATGGGCAAAATTATCTCATTGTCAACGAAAACAGGTGGGATCTCTTATCGTAAAGGATGGGATGATTATTTCTGATGGCTATAATGGAACTCCATCTGGTTTTGACAACTGCTGTGAAGATGATGAGAATAAAACATTTTGGTACGTCTTACATGCCGAGGCAAATGCTATTCTTAAAGTAGCGCGTTCTACGCATAATGCAAAAGATGCTACGCTTTATTTAACAATGTCACCCTGTAAAGAATGTAGCAAGTTAATTTTACAGGCTGGAATAGTGCGGGTTGTTTACATTCGTGATTATAAAGATATTTCGGGTGTAGAATTTTTAAGAATGTCAGGAATTACTGTTGACCAAATTGAAAATATTGATGAATAA